Within Vicia villosa cultivar HV-30 ecotype Madison, WI linkage group LG1, Vvil1.0, whole genome shotgun sequence, the genomic segment ACACTTGTAACATTTCTTTTCAACACTAGGACACTCATTGGCACGATGACCAATCACACCACACCTGTAGCATTGGACCGAGGTAggagctcctcccccacttggcttctttgCATCAACTGCGTTATTCTTTCCCTTATCAGTTGGGGTGTTGTAAGGCTTCCCACGGTTCTGATGTTGCTTACCTCTTCTCTCACTTATGATCTTGTAGTGAGCCTTACTATCCTCCTCATAAATCCGGCAACTATCAACCAAATCAACAAAGATACGGATCTTCTGATATCCAACAGCTTTCTCGATCTCTGagcgcaacccattctcaaacttgatgcactttgaaaaTTCAGCACCTGCTCCTTCATAGTACGGGTAGAACTTAGCCAACTCAGTgaactttgcagcatactctATCACTGACATATTCCCCTGTTTTAGCTCAAGGAACTCAATTTCCTTcttaccccgaacatcttcaggataatacttcctcagaaactctctgcgGAAAACAATCCAAGTGATCTCTTCACCAGCAACTTCCAATCTCTGACGAGTCtctaaccaccagtcatcagcttcgacTGCCAGCATATGAGTTCCATACCGAACCTTTTGCGCCTGAGTGCAGTCCATCACACGGAatatcctctcaatctccttcaaccACTCCAatgcaccatcagggtcatgcttGCCTTTGAAGACCGGCGGATTCTCTCTCTGGAAGGTTGCTAAACTGCGAGATCCTGCATTCTCATCAGCATTTGGCTGATTTGCCAAAGCCTGCGCCATAGCCTCCAAAGCAGCAGCAATTGCAGCATCGTTTCTACCAGCCATCTCAACTAAGCACTACAACATAAACAACAGTCAGATAAAAGTAATTAACAATACTCGATTGTTAACTAACTACGACTCGAcaactggccggacggaccgacctgctctgataccaattgtaacaccccatttccccatcgtaaatttaaataaataatcagagtgaGTAAAAATTTAATCAAACAAATAATGGGATGCTACATCATCAACTTTTCACAAACGTATGCTCAGATGTTTAaataaagatacataacacattagCACGGATGAACCGacatcaaaattatattattgttCAACTTCACTTTATTAACACAACGGAAATAACTAATGCATAGTAATTATCGTCTTTAAAAAGGACGGAAAGTACCAACAGTTTCAACACAATCAAGGAGTTCATAATCATCTCAAAAACTTCCCAAAAACGAATCATAATAAAAGAATTGCAAAAACAAGCGTTCATCCccgagtgttacatatcagagcagaaCCCGACTCGAACTACGCAATACTAGGCATCGCTCCATACCTCAGCTACTCGATTCCTTGTCATCTGCGCGTTACCCacgtagaggtaacattcaaacagaaggcgTGAGAAATCACAATCAATAATCAAAGGTAAATACTACAAGGTAGGATATCAACACATAATATATTCTACATAATCTCAATCATATGTATCAATTACACTCTTGCACCCAACACACCAATCAATCCCAACTCAATAATTATAATTCAACAAATATACACATGACTTGTTATGTAATTAAACTCGTCTATGCAACTCTATGCATATGCATATGTGGTACCATATCATCAAAAATTGGTTCACTTGGGAACCGGGTTCACCCTGCTCGAACCCCGAATCCACCCTGCTCGGATTCGTGACAAGTCACCAATCCACCCTGCTCGGATTGCAACTCGCCTCTTTCACAAACAACAACGACATCATGAATGCATGTCAAAACACATCAATGCAACAACAACATAAGATTTAAAATCTTCTCCCGACAATAAACAACATGCATTGACCCACGATAATTGTTCACCCTACTCGAACTATTAtccaacaacacaacaacaactttAATATCATTCAACATCACATACTCACCATCGGTCAACCACCATAATATActtataaaatcaacaagtattcaATTAGAAAGCATAATAATCATGCACAACAtcaacatttttctatacatattCATCTCtcgtcaaaattaataaaatcaatcaaaattaattttaatcctTTAAATCATTCCAAGCAACCCTTAACGCTGTCCAAGAGTAGCCAACagtctcaaaaattcaaaagaatcaaaaataacatttttatgaattCAAAACATCTCAACAgaatattttcattaatttattctATATTATTAACTCATAAAAAAGttataacaatatataattataactcAACAGAGTTCCCGAAGAGCTCTAAACAATTCTAGAATAATTCCTACAACTCTAAAATACTTCTAAAGTGCTCAAAATTACTCTACTGACAACTCTTGCATATAAAAATAACTCCTATGAGCTTAATTGGCTAatggtctgactcaagtaataataaaacaactctaaaggGTCAAATACCTTTAATTTTCCTACTCGTCAGATTTAACTCTAAACAACTCGAAAATATatctaacaactctaaacatataAAATCAAGTAAAACCCAAACTCAAAATCCCAACTACAAATACAATAATACTCAGTAGATCCAAAAGACttaatttataattttcaaataacGGTGATAACAGTTCCATCTATTAATATAGGATCTCAAGGAAAAGCAACAAGTTTTAATAAGAGAACCAAGTTCATTAAAAAATGTTATTTCATAATAATTTATATGTAAacgtttattttatgaaaattgtAAGCCATAAATATCGCAATCTCGTAGCAGCTACAAGTCAATAAACAAAAGAAGTAAAATCAATTCCATGCCAAGCCTTTGTACTGATTATTATACTTAATTCATGGATATTTCATAGTAACTAAACTTTTTAATATAGGCACAGTACATCAGAGTCAgataatcatatgcaattttagtaGAACTTTTAGACCGAACATGCAGCCATATGAAATTCAAAAAAACTAATACCTGCATaccaattcaaataaaaatacagTTCACTCATCTACCCCTTTGAATTCGACCTCAACTGAAacaagttaaatataattaatctcTACGACTCAGTTTCCCTTCATCAAATTAAACCACATTTAAactaataaaattcaaaaattaaaggTAAAAGCTTTTATGTACAAGGAGTCATATATTTTCTCATCAAGAATAAACCATCGATTGGTGAACATAATACAACacaatttaacaaaataatatacCAATCATCAATTCACAGATTTCAACATAAAATTCATCACATGACAGTAattcaatcatcaattaaagaATTCAAATCAATTAACCAAATTTCTATTGGAGGTTAAGAACTCCTCTACCCTACCCGACATGCACGAGCCCTTTTATTAAAAGctattctcccccttacctcgaaaTCGTTCGTTGAGTTTTCTTGCCGTTGAAATTCCACCTCACTCAGCTTTCTCTCTTTCCCAAATTCTACGTTCTTCTTTACTCTTCTCCAACCTTTTATGTTTCTTTCTTCTGACAGCACTAAAAACCTAATTCTATTTTTCCCATTCTCTTATAATAACTCTATTATTCTATTTTTCTAATAAACCAGTTGGACCTAATACCTACACCCCACTTTTACTTCATGACACCATAGAATAAGCCAATTTTATATCTAgtcttatttctaatattattttctaCCACTTACTCAACtaaattaatccgattaattcAACATGccaacttaaataaatatttcaaacaaatcccaaaaataattcaaaagtatttaattaaataaaataagtaaatatcGGGGCATTACACAGTCATTCGCCGGTCAAAAGTATCTCCCCTCTCTCCAATTTTAATTGGTGGGTCAGTTTCAAAGGTTCTCTCTCCAACTATAATTGGACGCTGCATACCAAAGGGCCCCACGTGAACTTATCTTTTGACCTTttcctttaaatatttaattacgtTTTATTATTTAATGTTTGATTACCTAACAATAAGGAATTTCAGCGCAGCTGACAGTGTGAAGCAGTTTGGAATCGTCGagacaggggttcgatccctgagTCTCTTTCATTTGTTTTGACTATTATTCCTTTGCAAATCCAGCGCACATGGCTTACGAGATGCTCACCATGCACCCTCACGTTTCAACCATTTGATCCCAGCCAAAACAATCTAACGCTCAGCAAGACGCATGTGTACCATACACCTTCAAGAAGCCATCCACACAGGATCCAGAGCTAAGTTTTtaatttcccttttcttttttttaaataattatataaatgattTATTTCCTTATCTTCCttttttcattataaatattattattagtttttactTTATTTGATAAATTAGCTCTTGTAACAAATTCTTGTATTTAATCTAGAATTCGATtgtctttataatttttttattttaaatttttatatacttaattaattaaatgatagGTTTTGCCCTATAATTATTAAGTTTTGTTTTGGTTTATCTATTTAGATTTCCTTAACCTTTCAAGGTTTCTGtaacatcatttattttttatttgcctTTTGAGGATAAAATAGGGTTGGTGCCCATGGTTAATGAAtcttaaatgcactaacgcttctcttcttcatgtcaattcttttcagggttagtcagaagttcttccgactacgcgccacgccagataaaaaaaaagctaagttgcttatttatttctttatttattttaatgtcattttattttttaaaatagagttTGCCTCGAGTAATCAATGAATCATGCCTGCACTCACTCTATTATTTTTCTCTTAACTTTCAGAGTCAAGCGAGGGTTCGAAAAGATCAAAGCGCTCAAAGATTattattgatccctcttattttcttttgctttttaatttccccttccccgcaggtgtttattgtaatagtgtaggacatttatctttccgcctttaaattctgcaattttaaactgcgtggttagtaatcttagggagtgcaagcctttaacagaataaaaataactataattataagataaatattatctgaattgaaccacctgattgtgccacacacacctttagggtaattcctcttgttgccttatattgttgccttatattgttgccttaattgtcgcctgttgcctctaattgtgctaaatagtcaaagtccctcgattccgagcatacctaaagcaatgtttccttcaaagttattgaaactcccccgaggttgccttatgaaagatgattgtcccaattgctaaggtatcctcgcatgatgccttaaatgactattatatccttcccttagactacctgccctctttatggcaagggacagtcttatggcgaacgatactctcgatgacccttacacatccaattgaaaggcttcctgccctcttatggcatggatagatcctttcgcctgaaaagctaaaagaacgttttttaaacttagggtaggtgctcctgatagcttgctcatttcaaattcaaaatttcaaaactttttccacttcttttcaaagaatattttcaaaaaggctacgcttatttacaagctaaagtccttaaacgaatcatttctattcacaccctatcttttcaaacaattcaaacaaacaagtgagctaagcaattaagagcccatggataaccatggatgcaaagggtgctttacaccttccctttgtataacctacccccgaactcaaaatcttttcaaaaggtctttcctgttcttttagcctttccaattggataaaataatagtcggtggcgactcttgctatccgcacatttcaataaagtcagttcaccgtgttacataactggcgactctgctggggatactttcgaattaaaagaggggttaccttagagtttaggattcactttaattgtttgatttgtctgctttatatttcaaaggctgatttgggatttacttgtgtgaaagatcctaactcgtatctgagaaccttaggtaaatggcatgagaccaaggagactgcacagcgtataccgatgtggttgatatggtggccatcgttagtgtgacacatttgtttgtc encodes:
- the LOC131593372 gene encoding uncharacterized protein LOC131593372; the encoded protein is MAGRNDAAIAAALEAMAQALANQPNADENAGSRSLATFQRENPPVFKGKHDPDGALEWLKEIERIFRVMDCTQAQKVRYGTHMLAVEADDWWLETRQRLEVAGEEITWIVFRREFLRKYYPEDVRGKKEIEFLELKQGNMSVIEYAAKFTELAKFYPYYEGAGAEFSKCIKFENGLRSEIEKAVGYQKIRIFVDLVDSCRIYEEDSKAHYKIISERRGKQHQNRGKPYNTPTDKGKNNAVDAKKPSGGGAPTSVQCYRCGVIGHRANECPSVEKKCYKCGKTGHLLADCKSNIVTCYNCGEEGHISTNCQKSKKAKFGGKVFALTGSQTNQEG